A portion of the Rhodococcus pseudokoreensis genome contains these proteins:
- a CDS encoding phosphotransferase has translation MNHPTPRVLDVATEIDTAWVQSVLRHAGHTGVEVASISAQPIGAGNVSDTVRIGIEYARAESDSPAAVVVKFRPSAPGAHEHGLRSGAYHREIGAYREVGGRQACRIPQCYWVAGDETNINLVLEDLTATTTPGNQAAGCGVAEAESLVAELARLHSSFFPLTDEAAPAWLVRMSEVSDYWCDAAERGAAAALTRFTDDLPPDFLAAIRDAVALVRTWYGLPQQHLTLTHGDPRVDNVLFEKSGAGVSAVLLDWQFTGLRNPMYDFAYFMSGSVDIAERRLHETRLLKTYIDVFAEKSSGYDEDQATADYRIQLLSGLYVTLAAVAVLPDNDVVNQLILALLRRNCAAAVDWKSVEALGDLA, from the coding sequence ATGAATCACCCGACTCCCAGAGTGCTCGACGTCGCCACCGAGATCGACACCGCATGGGTGCAGTCCGTGCTGCGGCACGCAGGCCACACCGGGGTGGAGGTCGCATCGATTTCGGCGCAGCCCATCGGCGCCGGCAACGTGAGCGACACGGTACGAATCGGCATCGAGTATGCCCGCGCCGAATCCGATTCCCCGGCCGCGGTCGTGGTGAAATTCCGCCCGAGCGCGCCGGGTGCGCACGAGCACGGACTGCGGAGCGGCGCATACCACCGCGAGATCGGTGCCTACCGGGAAGTCGGCGGCCGACAGGCTTGCCGAATTCCGCAGTGCTACTGGGTGGCCGGCGACGAGACGAACATCAACCTCGTCCTGGAAGACTTGACGGCAACGACGACGCCCGGCAATCAGGCCGCCGGTTGTGGCGTGGCCGAGGCGGAATCCCTTGTCGCGGAACTCGCTCGCCTGCACTCCAGCTTCTTTCCGCTGACCGATGAGGCAGCGCCCGCGTGGTTGGTGCGCATGTCCGAGGTCTCCGACTACTGGTGCGATGCGGCGGAGCGCGGGGCCGCGGCCGCGCTCACGCGGTTCACCGACGACCTTCCGCCGGACTTCCTGGCCGCGATTCGCGATGCCGTCGCCCTGGTTCGCACCTGGTATGGCCTGCCGCAGCAGCATCTGACACTCACCCACGGCGACCCCCGCGTCGACAATGTTCTCTTCGAGAAGTCGGGCGCGGGAGTGTCGGCCGTGCTCCTGGATTGGCAGTTCACCGGCTTGCGCAATCCGATGTACGACTTCGCGTACTTCATGTCGGGCAGTGTCGACATCGCCGAACGCCGACTACACGAAACGCGATTGCTGAAGACGTACATCGACGTGTTCGCGGAGAAATCCTCCGGGTACGACGAGGATCAGGCGACGGCCGACTACCGGATCCAGCTGCTCAGCGGTCTCTACGTCACCCTCGCCGCGGTCGCGGTTCTCCCCGACAACGATGTGGTGAACCAGCTGATTCTTGCGCTGCTGCGGCGCAACTGCGCCGCCGCTGTCGATTGGAAATCCGTCGAAGCGCTCGGCGATCTGGCCTGA
- a CDS encoding TIGR03857 family LLM class F420-dependent oxidoreductase — MPELGFYALGGHVESPREMYGELALAERLGLGTAFFSERFNVKELGSLTGAAGAVTERLNIATAATNHNTRHPMVTAAWATTMHRLTNGRFVLGLGRGLAPQLKAFGLPPVTTAQLEDFIGLMRRLWKGETVEGHSGPAGNYPTLRLDSTFDENIPIGLTAFGPATLALAGRAADVVVLHTYFSDDTVVRCVNAVRSAAEKAGRDPAAVKVWSCYATVPDHLPIELQLKKTVARLATYLQVYGDLMVKTNNWDPDALQRFREDPVVAGLNGWCDAVATPSEIEHIGTVLPAEWLEAAATGSAEACAKKVSAQLDLGVDGVIMHCSTPAELEPVVEAYRSLR, encoded by the coding sequence ATGCCTGAACTGGGCTTCTACGCACTCGGCGGACACGTCGAGTCGCCCCGAGAGATGTACGGCGAACTGGCACTGGCCGAGCGACTCGGCCTGGGCACCGCGTTCTTCTCCGAACGATTCAACGTCAAGGAACTCGGGTCGCTGACGGGCGCGGCCGGCGCGGTGACCGAACGCCTGAACATCGCCACTGCTGCGACCAACCACAACACCCGCCACCCGATGGTGACAGCAGCGTGGGCGACGACGATGCACCGGCTGACGAACGGCCGCTTCGTCCTCGGGCTCGGTCGTGGTCTGGCACCGCAACTGAAGGCGTTCGGCCTCCCGCCCGTCACCACCGCGCAACTGGAGGATTTCATCGGTCTGATGCGCCGATTGTGGAAGGGCGAGACCGTCGAGGGTCACAGCGGCCCGGCCGGAAACTATCCGACACTGCGCCTCGACTCGACATTCGACGAGAACATTCCGATCGGGCTGACCGCGTTCGGGCCCGCGACCCTAGCCCTGGCGGGTCGAGCCGCGGACGTTGTCGTTCTGCACACGTACTTCTCGGACGACACCGTCGTGCGGTGTGTGAACGCGGTCCGCAGCGCCGCGGAGAAGGCCGGCCGTGACCCCGCCGCGGTCAAGGTGTGGTCTTGCTACGCAACGGTTCCCGATCACCTTCCCATCGAACTGCAGCTGAAGAAGACCGTGGCCAGACTCGCCACCTACCTGCAGGTGTACGGGGATCTGATGGTGAAGACGAACAACTGGGACCCCGACGCGCTCCAGCGGTTTCGAGAAGATCCGGTGGTCGCCGGATTGAACGGCTGGTGCGACGCGGTGGCAACCCCGTCCGAGATCGAACACATCGGCACAGTGCTGCCCGCCGAGTGGCTCGAAGCAGCCGCCACAGGATCAGCCGAGGCCTGCGCGAAAAAGGTCTCTGCCCAACTCGATCTGGGAGTCGACGGCGTGATCATGCACTGCTCGACGCCGGCGGAACTCGAACCGGTCGTCGAGGCGTACAGGAGTCTGCGATGA
- a CDS encoding phosphotransferase, with the protein MHAADICAGWLDRLLHDRGILAPGNRVTGTAIEPIGTGLVADSYQITISYSDGGGGPESLVAKLTSDSEQSRAAGRSELNYAREVGFYTEIAPHLQVRVPACFHAEIDTNNTEFVLLLEDLTPARPGNQLTGCTVAETRLAVEQAARIHAPYWGSEELRGNPWMDISSSYWQRFAEMMPEWYDGFRQRYAGRLSEADTALGQEFVDNIAGYYQALEGMPYTVQHGDYRPDNVLFDARGGEVPLVVLDWQTVVYAPGVVDVAYFIGGALDATTRRANEDELLRHYHSELVDLGVDGYPFERLVQDYACATFHNFIIGVAAAMLVERTERGDELFLSMVTNSLTHARDRDGARHIGIHPLAAVNRG; encoded by the coding sequence TTGCACGCAGCTGATATTTGCGCGGGCTGGCTGGATCGACTGTTGCACGACAGGGGGATACTCGCCCCCGGCAACCGGGTGACCGGCACCGCAATCGAACCGATCGGCACCGGCCTGGTCGCCGACAGTTATCAGATCACGATCTCGTACTCCGACGGTGGCGGCGGCCCCGAGTCGCTCGTCGCGAAACTGACTTCCGACAGCGAGCAGAGTCGCGCGGCCGGACGCAGCGAGCTCAACTACGCCCGTGAGGTCGGCTTCTACACCGAGATCGCGCCGCACCTCCAGGTCCGCGTCCCGGCCTGCTTCCACGCCGAAATTGATACGAACAATACCGAATTCGTCCTCCTCCTGGAGGATCTCACTCCCGCACGTCCCGGAAACCAGCTGACCGGCTGCACGGTGGCCGAAACGCGACTCGCCGTCGAGCAGGCAGCACGGATCCACGCACCCTACTGGGGTTCGGAAGAACTCAGAGGCAACCCGTGGATGGACATCTCGTCGAGCTACTGGCAGCGATTCGCCGAGATGATGCCCGAATGGTACGACGGATTTCGTCAGCGCTACGCCGGCCGGCTCAGCGAGGCCGACACTGCACTGGGGCAGGAATTCGTCGACAACATCGCCGGCTACTACCAGGCACTGGAGGGGATGCCCTACACCGTCCAGCACGGCGACTACCGGCCCGACAACGTGCTGTTCGACGCGCGCGGCGGGGAAGTGCCGCTCGTCGTATTGGACTGGCAGACAGTGGTGTACGCACCGGGCGTGGTCGATGTCGCCTACTTCATCGGTGGTGCACTGGACGCCACGACGCGTCGAGCGAACGAGGACGAACTACTCCGCCACTACCACTCGGAACTCGTCGACCTCGGGGTCGACGGCTATCCGTTCGAACGTCTCGTCCAGGACTATGCGTGCGCGACCTTCCACAACTTCATCATCGGGGTTGCGGCTGCGATGCTGGTGGAACGGACCGAGCGTGGTGACGAGCTGTTTCTGTCCATGGTCACCAACTCCCTGACACATGCACGGGACCGTGACGGCGCCCGCCACATCGGGATCCACCCACTCGCAGCGGTGAACCGTGGGTAG
- a CDS encoding PEP-utilizing enzyme → MAEWPINDTVSKVFPLYSRANVGEIFPDPISPLNASAGFQHNLEPGWRDAFVACKVWDHDLYDATVDYNILPAFGSYLYINMSLMRLFGVRVPGMSPEAVDLQYFGDMPGIPSYESEKRDFDENPEFAERAGGWLVEEVIGATGLPEYDADRQDVVRIRADRPDMTALTDQQLRERITSFDYILRPLFKHHIEASLKSGVGLGAVAQIAAAVGRPELALTLVGGIGDVDSTGPSKRMWTLSRAAQDPAVAAVFDEGVPGLYDRLAASTDPAVTAFRADLDAFLSDWDFRGPAEWEIRAQTWGVKPELALATVDRMRQVGDDEAPEGKGAIRSEEREAAASMVRQLLAEDPETSAQFEATLAAAALWLRGRERARTTAAMVIHEIRLPARELGRRGVEAGALDSVEQIFMLFADELDAYLADPSAFTDIVREREKSYRALFDVKPPFVVSGEVPPLEDWPLRAGAAGAALAAGETLVGVSGCTGTARGIARVLTTPDDPSALEPGEILIAPITDPSWTPLFVAASAVVVDVGAPFSHAAIVSREIGIPCIVSATDATKRIPNGALVEVDGTTGAVTVLEI, encoded by the coding sequence ATGGCTGAGTGGCCCATCAACGACACTGTGTCGAAGGTGTTTCCCCTGTACTCCCGCGCGAACGTCGGGGAGATCTTTCCCGACCCGATCAGTCCGTTGAACGCCTCCGCCGGCTTCCAGCACAATCTCGAACCGGGCTGGCGGGACGCCTTCGTCGCATGCAAGGTCTGGGATCACGACCTCTACGACGCCACGGTCGACTACAACATCCTCCCGGCCTTCGGCAGCTACCTGTACATCAACATGTCGCTGATGCGGCTGTTCGGCGTCCGCGTGCCGGGGATGTCGCCGGAAGCCGTCGACCTGCAGTACTTCGGCGACATGCCCGGCATTCCCAGCTACGAGAGCGAGAAGCGGGACTTCGACGAGAACCCGGAGTTCGCGGAGCGCGCCGGCGGCTGGCTGGTCGAGGAGGTCATCGGTGCCACCGGACTGCCCGAGTACGACGCCGACCGTCAGGACGTGGTGCGCATCCGCGCCGACCGGCCCGACATGACCGCGTTGACCGATCAGCAGTTGCGCGAGCGCATCACCTCCTTCGACTACATCCTGCGGCCGCTGTTCAAGCACCACATCGAGGCCAGCCTCAAATCGGGCGTGGGGCTGGGGGCCGTCGCGCAGATCGCCGCCGCGGTCGGCAGGCCCGAGCTTGCCCTCACCCTGGTCGGCGGCATCGGCGACGTCGACTCCACCGGACCCTCCAAGCGGATGTGGACCCTCAGCCGCGCCGCCCAGGATCCGGCTGTGGCCGCCGTGTTCGACGAGGGCGTCCCCGGCCTCTACGACCGGCTGGCGGCGAGCACCGACCCGGCGGTCACCGCGTTCCGCGCCGATCTCGACGCCTTCCTGTCGGACTGGGACTTCCGCGGCCCGGCGGAATGGGAGATCCGCGCCCAGACGTGGGGTGTCAAACCGGAACTGGCGCTGGCCACCGTCGACCGCATGCGGCAGGTCGGCGACGACGAGGCACCGGAAGGCAAGGGCGCCATCCGAAGTGAGGAACGCGAGGCCGCCGCTTCCATGGTCCGCCAGCTTCTCGCGGAAGATCCCGAGACCTCCGCCCAGTTCGAGGCCACCCTCGCCGCCGCCGCTCTCTGGCTCCGCGGCCGCGAACGCGCCCGTACCACGGCAGCCATGGTGATTCACGAAATCCGGCTTCCGGCACGCGAGCTCGGCCGCCGCGGCGTCGAGGCAGGAGCGCTGGACAGCGTCGAGCAGATCTTCATGCTCTTCGCCGACGAACTCGACGCCTACCTGGCCGATCCCTCGGCGTTCACCGACATCGTGCGCGAGCGGGAAAAGAGCTACCGCGCACTCTTCGACGTCAAACCGCCGTTCGTCGTCTCCGGCGAAGTGCCGCCGCTCGAGGACTGGCCGCTGCGCGCGGGCGCCGCCGGCGCTGCGCTGGCCGCGGGCGAGACTCTGGTCGGCGTGTCCGGCTGCACCGGCACCGCCCGGGGCATCGCCCGGGTCCTGACCACCCCCGACGACCCCTCCGCCCTCGAGCCCGGGGAGATCCTCATCGCCCCGATCACCGACCCGTCCTGGACGCCGCTGTTCGTCGCCGCCTCCGCGGTGGTCGTCGACGTCGGAGCCCCGTTCTCACACGCCGCGATCGTCAGCCGGGAAATCGGTATCCCGTGCATCGTCTCGGCCACCGACGCGACCAAGCGCATCCCGAACGGCGCACTCGTCGAGGTCGACGGCACGACCGGCGCCGTGACGGTGCTCGAGATCTGA
- the surE gene encoding 5'/3'-nucleotidase SurE, producing MRILVTNDDGIDAPGLHAVATALATEGYEITIAAPRGECSGSGSSLGTLEHGAEIAYTERRFEHLPGVQALSFDAPPAFAVFAACAGVFGAPPDLVVSGINPGPNTGRMILNSSTVAAALTASTLGVRGLAVSCGFPPEHRFDTAGRIAVSAAQWMLAHSAHRAVLNVNVPDLDISEVKGVRMAPLAPRGLLGLTFDKTPDTVRLLRFANTERLGTGTDSALVRDGYVSISAISAVAANSEGSGVAAHVEACLPFPVASES from the coding sequence ATGCGCATTTTGGTCACCAACGACGACGGCATCGACGCACCCGGACTGCATGCGGTGGCGACAGCTCTGGCAACCGAGGGGTACGAGATCACCATCGCCGCGCCGCGCGGCGAGTGCAGCGGCAGCGGCTCGTCACTGGGCACCCTCGAGCACGGAGCGGAGATCGCGTACACGGAGCGCCGCTTCGAGCATCTGCCTGGAGTGCAGGCGCTCAGCTTCGACGCCCCGCCTGCATTTGCGGTGTTCGCGGCGTGTGCGGGGGTGTTCGGTGCTCCACCGGACCTGGTCGTCAGCGGCATCAATCCGGGCCCGAACACCGGCCGGATGATTCTGAATTCGAGCACGGTGGCGGCCGCACTGACCGCGTCGACCCTCGGCGTCCGCGGTCTCGCCGTCAGCTGCGGGTTTCCGCCGGAGCACCGTTTCGATACCGCCGGCCGGATCGCAGTGTCGGCGGCACAGTGGATGCTCGCCCACAGCGCCCACCGTGCCGTGCTGAACGTCAATGTGCCCGATCTCGACATCAGTGAGGTCAAGGGTGTGCGGATGGCACCGCTGGCACCGCGCGGACTGCTCGGCTTGACCTTCGACAAGACCCCGGACACGGTGCGGCTGTTGCGATTCGCCAATACCGAACGTCTCGGCACCGGAACCGACTCCGCTCTCGTGCGTGACGGCTATGTGTCGATCAGCGCCATCTCGGCCGTGGCGGCCAACTCCGAGGGCTCGGGCGTCGCGGCGCACGTCGAGGCGTGCCTGCCGTTCCCGGTGGCCTCCGAGTCCTAG
- a CDS encoding MarR family transcriptional regulator, whose amino-acid sequence MVHAQQDQHTFDVLHSLRVKGLANDNVLSALSGVPVEDLPAALDPLVEQGLVVRREGRMPGAMLTPAGKAEHLRLLAQDPATTGAATALTAFYDRFLPINSDFKMVCQRWQMRSDDTPNDHGDPTYDGEVVGALAQTDERLRASLPELVDALPRFGRYLPRLSAALGRIRGGDNASFARPMYDSYHDIWMELHEDLILSAGRTRGAADEG is encoded by the coding sequence ATGGTTCACGCCCAGCAAGATCAACACACCTTCGACGTCCTGCATTCGCTCCGCGTGAAGGGACTGGCCAACGACAACGTGCTCAGCGCGCTGTCGGGCGTGCCGGTCGAGGACCTGCCGGCAGCCCTGGATCCGCTCGTCGAGCAGGGCCTGGTGGTGCGCCGGGAGGGCCGGATGCCGGGAGCGATGCTGACCCCTGCGGGCAAGGCCGAGCATCTGCGGCTACTCGCACAGGATCCGGCCACCACCGGCGCGGCCACCGCGCTGACAGCGTTCTACGACCGTTTCCTGCCGATCAATTCCGACTTCAAGATGGTGTGTCAGCGCTGGCAGATGCGCAGCGACGACACCCCCAACGATCACGGCGACCCGACCTACGACGGCGAGGTCGTCGGCGCGCTGGCGCAGACCGATGAGCGACTGCGGGCGTCGCTCCCGGAACTGGTCGATGCGTTGCCGCGGTTCGGTCGCTATCTGCCGCGCCTCTCCGCGGCGCTGGGTCGCATCCGTGGCGGTGACAACGCCTCGTTCGCGCGGCCGATGTACGACAGCTACCACGACATCTGGATGGAACTGCACGAAGACCTCATCCTCAGCGCCGGGCGGACCCGGGGCGCCGCCGACGAAGGCTGA
- a CDS encoding AMP-binding protein — MYPPSIAAEHPDSLAFVMAASGTSLTYRQLDEQSNQLAHLLRSRAVAAGDSIVLVMENRIEWPVVVAAGMRAGLYVTPVNWHLGADELAALLAEAAPAAVVTSGSLAGAVAAALPGRHTALTLCTDPAPEFEHLATAIADHPRTPIADERFGARVLYSGGTTGRPKAFRQKLLDIHPADAPTRHAGLAEKLGIDSDTVLLSPAPNYHAAPFTFQLMTMAAGGTVVCMERFDASAAMTAIATHGVTHSQWVPTMLLRILALPDRDTIALSPTHTTAVTSGAPCPVEVKEQINAWWGPVLHEYYGASEGYGHTYISAVESADHPGSVGRPLGGTRVHVTDDAGTPVPPGEIGKVWFQPPAATAYVNAGDTAATAGWKSMGDRGYLDEDGFLYLAGRESFMIISGGVNIYPEEIEAALVRHPDVVDAAVFGIPDPEFGEQVKAMVELREGVSGDATTAAGLIDYCRGCLATFKAPRSIDFVDRLPRLPTGKLNKKALRSHYFATS, encoded by the coding sequence GTGTACCCACCCTCAATCGCCGCCGAGCATCCCGATTCTCTCGCGTTCGTGATGGCCGCCTCCGGTACTTCGCTCACCTACCGGCAGCTGGACGAGCAGTCCAACCAGCTCGCCCATCTCCTGCGCAGCAGGGCCGTGGCAGCAGGCGATTCCATCGTCCTGGTGATGGAGAACCGGATCGAATGGCCGGTGGTGGTCGCGGCCGGAATGCGTGCGGGCCTGTATGTCACACCAGTGAACTGGCACCTCGGCGCCGACGAACTCGCCGCGCTCCTCGCCGAAGCGGCGCCGGCCGCGGTGGTCACCAGCGGCTCGCTCGCCGGAGCGGTCGCTGCCGCCCTTCCGGGCAGGCACACCGCGCTGACCCTGTGCACCGATCCAGCTCCCGAATTCGAGCACCTCGCCACGGCGATCGCGGACCACCCGAGGACGCCCATCGCGGACGAACGCTTCGGCGCCCGCGTCCTCTACAGCGGCGGCACCACCGGCCGCCCGAAGGCGTTCCGGCAGAAATTGCTGGACATCCATCCCGCGGACGCCCCGACGCGCCACGCGGGTCTCGCCGAGAAACTCGGCATCGACTCGGACACGGTGTTGCTCTCGCCCGCGCCGAACTACCACGCGGCGCCGTTCACCTTCCAGCTGATGACGATGGCCGCCGGCGGCACGGTCGTATGTATGGAACGCTTCGACGCGTCCGCGGCCATGACGGCGATCGCCACGCACGGGGTCACTCACTCGCAGTGGGTGCCGACGATGCTGCTGCGCATCCTCGCCCTGCCCGACAGGGACACCATCGCGCTGTCGCCGACGCACACTACCGCCGTCACGTCCGGCGCGCCCTGCCCGGTGGAGGTCAAGGAGCAGATCAACGCGTGGTGGGGGCCGGTCCTGCACGAGTACTACGGCGCCTCCGAGGGCTACGGGCACACCTACATCTCCGCCGTCGAATCCGCCGACCACCCCGGGTCGGTCGGCCGACCTCTCGGCGGCACCCGCGTGCACGTCACCGACGATGCGGGGACCCCGGTGCCGCCGGGGGAGATCGGCAAGGTCTGGTTTCAACCGCCGGCCGCCACCGCCTACGTCAATGCCGGGGACACCGCCGCGACTGCCGGCTGGAAGAGCATGGGCGACCGCGGCTACCTCGACGAGGACGGATTTCTCTACCTCGCCGGGCGGGAAAGCTTCATGATCATCTCCGGCGGGGTCAACATCTACCCCGAGGAGATCGAGGCCGCCCTGGTGCGTCATCCCGATGTCGTCGACGCCGCGGTCTTCGGCATCCCCGACCCCGAATTCGGGGAACAGGTCAAGGCGATGGTGGAATTGCGCGAGGGTGTATCGGGTGACGCCACCACCGCCGCCGGCCTCATCGACTACTGCCGCGGCTGCCTGGCGACCTTCAAAGCGCCCCGCTCGATCGACTTCGTCGACCGCCTGCCGCGGCTGCCCACCGGGAAACTCAACAAGAAGGCCCTGCGCTCGCACTATTTCGCGACTTCCTGA
- a CDS encoding cytochrome P450, with protein MTTSSGIDLMDLRAFASGYADEIFAQLRNEDPLHWNDEPNGPGFWSVTRYADVKAVAADHDTFTVTEGTQIASRRAEGEGARSIHHVDPPEHGPLRKIVTPHVRPAKVKALVPDIEAVIDDLLDKAVGAGPIDLVANISAQLPLVMIGRLLGAPLEDCPNLLRWTNQMASEDPDYSAGPETAVHARDEVFAYFRALETERRACPADDLVSVLTAAELDGVPLSRGYLDAYYLILMVAGNETTRNLLSGGVLALHENPQWWDLLRENPGKIRSAVEEMVRWVSPVLSMRRTATRDVEMHGKTVKAGDKVVMWFCSANRDERVFEDPNTFRADRFPNEHLGFGWGDHACLGANLARLEAKLFFTKLVERGIGIDVVDSPKRLQSNFFRGIKTLPVRLEPRNG; from the coding sequence ATGACCACCAGCAGTGGTATCGACCTGATGGACCTGCGGGCATTCGCCTCCGGATACGCGGACGAGATCTTCGCGCAACTGCGCAACGAGGACCCTCTGCACTGGAACGACGAACCGAACGGCCCGGGATTCTGGTCGGTGACTCGATACGCCGACGTCAAAGCCGTTGCCGCGGACCACGACACGTTCACCGTCACCGAGGGGACGCAGATCGCGAGCAGGCGCGCCGAAGGCGAAGGCGCCCGCAGCATTCATCACGTCGACCCACCGGAGCACGGTCCGCTACGCAAGATCGTCACCCCGCACGTGCGCCCGGCCAAGGTGAAGGCCCTCGTCCCGGACATCGAGGCGGTGATCGACGACCTGCTGGACAAGGCCGTCGGCGCGGGGCCGATCGACCTGGTCGCGAACATCTCCGCCCAACTGCCCCTGGTGATGATCGGCCGACTGCTCGGCGCCCCGCTCGAGGACTGCCCGAACCTGCTGCGGTGGACGAACCAGATGGCGTCGGAGGACCCCGACTACTCCGCGGGCCCCGAGACCGCCGTGCATGCCCGCGACGAGGTGTTCGCCTACTTCCGGGCCCTCGAGACCGAGCGTCGCGCCTGCCCGGCCGACGACCTGGTCAGCGTGCTGACCGCCGCCGAACTCGACGGCGTCCCGCTCAGCCGCGGCTACCTCGACGCCTACTACCTGATCCTGATGGTCGCCGGGAACGAAACCACCCGGAACCTGCTGTCCGGCGGTGTGCTCGCCCTGCACGAGAACCCGCAATGGTGGGACCTTCTGCGCGAGAATCCGGGCAAGATCCGCTCCGCGGTCGAGGAGATGGTGCGCTGGGTGTCGCCGGTGCTGTCGATGCGGCGCACCGCCACCCGGGACGTCGAGATGCACGGCAAGACCGTGAAGGCCGGCGACAAGGTCGTCATGTGGTTCTGCTCGGCGAACCGGGACGAGCGGGTGTTCGAGGACCCGAACACGTTCCGGGCCGACCGATTCCCGAACGAACACCTGGGTTTCGGGTGGGGCGATCACGCCTGCCTCGGCGCCAACCTCGCCCGCCTCGAGGCGAAACTGTTCTTCACCAAGCTCGTCGAACGCGGCATCGGCATCGACGTGGTCGATTCCCCGAAGCGTTTGCAGAGCAACTTCTTCCGCGGCATCAAGACCCTCCCCGTGCGATTGGAGCCGCGCAATGGCTGA
- a CDS encoding aldehyde dehydrogenase family protein, protein MADTFDRAGCLIDGAWFLPDGPAIDVIDPYTETVIGEVVDAGERIVDDAVRSAAAAHAAWRDTDVSERAALLDRTADLLTRDGAAIAALVSREMGMPISLAEVTQAQLPADVLRATARTARDFPWSQDIDGATLVRRGSGVVGAITPWNMPVHQIVAKVSAALAAGSTVVLKASEMTPYDANALAALFLEAGLPAGVFNVVTGTGAVTGAALAAHPGLAHVSFTGSVVAGRAVASLAAQTLTRCTLELGGKSPAVVLPDADLETALTGVVASGLVNSGQACNATTRLLLPEALAADAADVLTAAVARHTLGDPADPQTRQGPLVSARQRDRVLDYIADAVAAGGHLLTGTGKPSEVSPTGFFVDPTIVTGLPEDARAIREEIFGPVVAVQTYTDVDDAVRIANDCAYGLSAEVWSGDVERARAVAGRLDVGQVKINGVRTRNRPTVPFGGVKNSGYGRELGHLGIEEFTDVTAVMS, encoded by the coding sequence ATGGCTGACACCTTCGACCGGGCCGGCTGCCTGATCGACGGCGCATGGTTCCTCCCGGACGGGCCGGCGATCGACGTGATCGACCCCTACACCGAGACCGTGATCGGCGAAGTCGTCGATGCCGGGGAACGGATCGTCGACGACGCCGTCCGCTCGGCGGCGGCCGCTCATGCGGCGTGGCGGGACACCGACGTCTCCGAGCGCGCCGCACTGCTCGATCGGACCGCGGATCTGCTCACCCGTGACGGCGCGGCGATCGCGGCACTGGTCAGCCGCGAAATGGGAATGCCGATCTCGCTCGCCGAGGTCACCCAGGCCCAGCTCCCTGCCGACGTCTTGCGGGCCACCGCCCGCACCGCCCGCGACTTCCCGTGGTCGCAGGACATCGACGGGGCCACGCTGGTCCGGCGCGGCAGCGGGGTCGTCGGCGCGATCACGCCGTGGAACATGCCGGTCCACCAGATCGTCGCCAAGGTCTCGGCCGCACTGGCGGCCGGTTCGACCGTGGTGCTGAAGGCGTCGGAGATGACCCCGTACGACGCGAACGCGCTCGCCGCGCTGTTCCTCGAGGCGGGACTTCCGGCCGGGGTGTTCAACGTCGTGACCGGGACCGGTGCGGTCACCGGGGCGGCGCTGGCCGCGCACCCGGGCCTCGCGCACGTCTCGTTCACCGGCAGCGTCGTGGCCGGCCGCGCGGTTGCCTCCCTGGCGGCGCAGACGTTGACCCGCTGCACCCTCGAACTCGGCGGCAAGTCACCTGCCGTGGTGCTGCCGGACGCGGACCTCGAGACCGCACTCACCGGGGTCGTCGCCTCCGGTCTGGTCAACTCCGGTCAGGCGTGCAACGCCACCACCCGGCTGCTGCTCCCCGAGGCGCTCGCCGCCGATGCCGCCGACGTGCTCACCGCGGCGGTCGCCCGGCACACCCTCGGTGACCCCGCCGACCCGCAGACCCGGCAGGGCCCGCTCGTCTCGGCCCGCCAACGTGACCGGGTCCTCGACTACATCGCCGACGCCGTCGCCGCGGGCGGGCATCTGCTCACCGGCACCGGCAAACCGTCCGAGGTGTCCCCGACCGGATTCTTCGTCGACCCCACCATCGTCACCGGACTGCCCGAGGACGCCCGGGCGATCCGCGAGGAAATCTTCGGCCCCGTCGTCGCGGTGCAGACCTACACCGACGTCGACGACGCGGTCCGGATCGCCAACGACTGCGCGTACGGGTTGTCGGCGGAGGTGTGGTCCGGCGACGTCGAACGCGCCCGCGCCGTGGCCGGACGGCTCGACGTCGGTCAGGTCAAGATCAACGGCGTCCGCACTCGCAATCGGCCCACAGTTCCCTTCGGTGGCGTCAAGAATTCCGGCTACGGCCGCGAACTCGGTCACCTCGGCATCGAGGAGTTCACCGACGTGACGGCGGTAATGTCATGA